The following proteins are encoded in a genomic region of Oncorhynchus masou masou isolate Uvic2021 chromosome 32, UVic_Omas_1.1, whole genome shotgun sequence:
- the LOC135525646 gene encoding proteasome subunit alpha type-3: MSSIGTGYDLSASTFSPDGRVFQVEYAMKAVENSSTAIGIRCKDGVVFGVEKLVLSKLYEQGSNKRIFNVDRHVGMAVAGLLADARSLSEVAREEASNFRSNYGHNIPLKHLSERVAMYVHAYTLYSAVRPFGCSFILGSYDQDDGPQLYMVDPSGISYGYWGCAIGKAKQAAKTEIEKLQMKDMTCRELVKEVAKIIYIVHDEVKDKSFELELSWVGEVTNGKHELVPKDVREEAEKYAKDSLEEEDDSDEDNM, from the exons ATGAGTTCAATTGGAACTGGG TATGACTTGTCTGCCTCCACCTTTTCCCCTGATGGAAGGGTGTTCCAGGTGGAATATGCCATGAAGGCAGTAGAAAACAGCAG CACAGCAATTGGGATCCGGTGCAAGGATGGGGTTGTGTTCGGTGTCGAGAAATTGGTTCTCTCCAAACTTTACGAACAAGGCTCTAACAAGCGTATCTTCAATGTCGACCGTCACGTAGGGATG GCAGTTGCTGGACTACTGGCTGATGCTCGATCCCTGTCTGAGGTGGCCAGAGAGGAGGCCTCCAACTTCAGATCCAACTATGGACACAACATCCCACTGAAG CATCTTTCAGAGAGAGTGGCCATGTACGTCCATGCCTACACGCTATACAGTGCGGTGCGGCCGTTTGGATGTAGCTTCATTTTGGGCTCTTACGATCAAGATGATGGTCCTCAGCTGTACATGGTTGACCCCTCTGGAATCTCATAT GGTTACTGGGGATGTGCTATTGGAAAAGCCAAGCAAGCCGCCAAGACAGAAATTGAAAAGCTTCAG ATGAAAGACATGACCTGCAGGGAGTTGGTAAAAGAGGTGGCCAAAAT AATCTACATTGTACATGATGAAGTGAAAGACAAATCGTTCGAGTTGGAACTAAGCTGGGTTGGAGAAG TGACAAATGGAAAACATGAGCTGGTTCCAAAAGACGTCagggaggaggcagagaagtaCGCTAAG GATTCTTTGGAGGAGGAAGATGACTCTGATGAAGACAACATGTAA